One Ranitomeya variabilis isolate aRanVar5 chromosome 4, aRanVar5.hap1, whole genome shotgun sequence genomic window, cagtataatgcagccccccactcacagtataatgcagccccccacacacagtataatgcagccccccactcacagtataatgcagccccccacagtataatgcagcctcccacacagtataatgcagccccccacacagtataatgcagccccccacacacagtataatgcagccccccactcacagtataatgcagccccccacagtataatgcagcccccccacactataatgcagccccccacacagtataatgcagccccccacacacagtataatgcagcccccccacacagtataatgcagcccccccactcacagcataatgcagccccccactcacagtataatgcagcatcatccaaacacagtataatgcagcccccccacacactataatgcagccccccacacacagtataatgcagcccccactcacagtataatgcagccccccacagtataatgcagccccccacacacagtataatgcagccccccactcacagtataatgcagcccccacagtataatgcagccccccacacagtataatgcagccccccacacagtataatgcagccccccactcacagtataatgcagccccccacacagtataatgcagccctcactcacagtataatgcagccccccacacagtataatgcagcccccactcacagtataatgcagctcccagtcacagtataatgcagcccccccactcacagtataatgtagcccccactcacagtataatgcagcccccactcacagtataatgcagcccccactcacagtataatgcagtcccccactcacagtataatgcagcccccccactcacagtataatgcagccccccactcacagtataatgcagccccccactcacagtataatgcagcccccccacagtataatgcagccccccacacagtataatgcagccctccacacacagtataatgcagccccccactcacagtatgatgcagcctcccactcacagtataatgcagccccccactcacagtataatgcagcccccactcacagtataatgcagcccccactcacagtataatgcagccccccactcacagtataatgcagcccccccactcacagtataatgcagccccccacacagtataatgcagccccccactcacagtataatgcagcccccactcacagtataatgcagccccccactcacagtataatgcagcccctccacttacagtataatgcagcccccacacagtataatgcagccccccactcacagtataatgcagccccccactcagtTTAGTGCAGCCCCCcaaacacacactataatgcagcccccacacacagtacagtgcagcccccctccacacacagtataatgcagccccccactcacagtatagtgcagccccccaaacacacaatataatgcagccccaacacagtacagtgcagcccccCTCCACACACAGCATAGTCACAACAGTCTCAAAAGACAATGTAGACATGTAAAGTTAATAGTTAAAATCATATAAAGTAATAAGTGATAAATGATATTTCTATTTCTTTCACCACATGTGTACCATGGACATAATGAAGGGCATATCAGCAAAATAGATCATGAACAGCGAAGAAAACCAAGTTTAAAACCCAAATGAAGTGAAAagaataaatgttatttattataatGATAAAAATAAGATGAAGGTGGAAACAAATACACAGGGGAAAAGAAGGGACACAATACACAGGGGACAGGCTAAAATCATAATGATAAAATGGTAGCAACCAAGAAAACGagatgatagtgcagcgccccagagtcctggttgttgcagttatGTCATTCTTCCAGCGATATTACGTCtgtaaggcaataaaggagatctctttacaggTATcacaaccatacactacacttcacactccaggccgccagggggagctacgctcctatctattagggcactcctcacaattaggtaaaactggtggtctggacagaaAGTGAGGCAGAaggagggagaagctggctggagcgagttccagtcagatccagactgcggtctgaggaggacgagggtccatggagctgcgcctgccccacgtgcggcagcatccaaagaaagagacattagaagagaagtgtattgcagagggtgagaaacgatgTCACAgcaaaaaaggagaggaaaccagaaggagttctgccctgtgaaaggctgcctccttctgaggcgcaagaatctGGTGGCCGGCATACCGAggtagtaaggatctctacgcgttgctccagagactggcaggacagttaattccacgttagctgcccgacctttatacccaggaggcacggtggcaacttgtgggggccggggcgtgatagagtccctgtaaaaagcctcaggccaccagtcatacgggtttgtcctatccattccatctgggggacagagagaaagagacttaacatccagaatagttgtgaggaccttaccgagaagcccagcagggaggtactacaacacccaggcgctagaggaaggctactgatttccacctggataagcggactctggacttgccttcagaacggccggactctgcctgccctgtggtccgtacccccctggactgtggatgctgaagccttcagtaaaggtaaagagactgcaaccctgtgtcctcgttcttcactgcacctcacaccattcaccacctacacatctgggaagccctggggatatacgtcacctgtgggaaggtataccatctagctgccataacatcaccccagcggaaccctcacagcagcgtcggtcaccctgaccgaataccacaggtggcgtcacaaacattttcccctttaaagacctttccccatttacaacggacgtcccctagggccacggaccaggtcagccaccgtgacatcccccgccgAGAGAACCaaagaacccggtaccgagtaccccacggtcctatgggggcgctccaactttaaTGTCAGGAGTAAACAAAATATCTAAATAAATACTGCGCTGCTGATATATCAGAAATATTGATGATACATGCAAAAAACATGGACCCACAAGGGGAACAGCTACAGTAGCAAGAAAGGCAATGTGAAGATTAGTAGATGAtaataaagtgcatatacctatatccATAGGCTGAAATATGAACATACTGCCATGATATCCCATAGTGTGGTACCTGTGAGAAGATGAAGGCGAGAGGGGTCCAAGTCTGTCCCAAGGGTGCGTCCACTCTATGGATATGCTTAGTCACTAGGCACTTACCTCTCCCCGTTCCCCCACTGCTCTAGCTTCTGCAGCGCTTCTCATCAGGTCCCCTGCTGGCACAGCATTGTGCACCATGAAGTGACGGCATTGTGCACCCGCTGAGtccaaaattttgcaaattttcaacTTAGTCTTTTTATCCAAGCGGGCATGGTCCTCACTCAGCTCTTCTCTGTGGGAGTCTTGAGGATCAGGCTCAGTTGGCCAAGAAGCCTACATTTACATATATTGACGAGGGGGTTATATTTCAGAAGTAGAAGTAAACAACATCATAAATTCAGGAAAACGGCGGCATTTACATCAGGTAAAAAGAATGCAAGTGACAGGCCCTTTGTAAGCTGTGTAGATGGCGCCTGTCCTCTATTCATATTCTAATCGCTTGGCATGAGAACcaagctctgctctcactttccttgACAATTGTCGGCCACTAGTAATGATGTGGTCAGGGATCACCTCCGCTGATCTTCGAAACAATTTAATGATGTTTGTACATTATTTTCTCAGCTGCATTTGCATACCATAGTACCTTGTTCTTGCTGTAATATTTGCATACCGCCCCGTCCACTGTAATGCTATGAATACATTTTGTAACTTTGACTCccaaaatgttttttcttttttaatttctaAGTATTACCCTTATTATTCAGTGCCCCATGACCGCTGTGACCTGAAAACAAAATATAGGAAAGAGTAAAAATAATCAAGCACCTCCACAAAATCTTCAGGCTTTATTTACCGTAATACATTTCCAATATAAAAATGAAATAGCCAGCATGATACAAGCGGTAATATCCTTGCATCAGGTTTTGAACCCTTGTGGTTTCTTTGTCTgttacctttattaaaaaaatacaTCTCTGATCACATGCTTCTGAGATTTTTCAGACTAGGGCGTAGACGGGAAGGTGCAATGAACTGCTCGGCCATAGGTGCACCGcgagcctgtgcttggtttgaacagtcattttatgaTGACAGTATTACATGTTAATAGTACTATGTGCTGATACCTATTACAATCATTAGAGATCTGGTATAATatagagttaaagggaatctgtcaggtttttgctgtttaatctgagagcagcctaatgtagtggcagagaccatgattccagcgatgtgtcacttactgggctgcttactgtagttttgataacagTAAGAAAGCTTCCAAtcggtgatgtgggcggggttatacagagctcaacattccaagctctgctagatctgcaggagataaaacagtaattttaccaaaactgtagcaagcagcccaataagtgatacatcgctggaatcggggtctctgcctctacatcatgattCTCTCAGATGACATAGCAACAACCTGGTGGCAGATTTCCTTTAATGCCACCTTGTATCCAAGTTGTGATAAAGCACGCATGAGGGGTTGAAACTCGTCCCTGGGATATTACTGCTTGTATCATGCTGGATGTTTAATTTGTATACGGAAAATGTATTACATAAAGCCTGAAGATTGTGCAGAGGTgctggattattattttttttttcctacatgTGCAAAAAGTCAGAGATCCAGGAGAAAATCTGTGCACCCCCAGATGAGCTATAGCCGTCATGTCGTGAGGAACGCGCACATCAACTGTTTCGACCCTAACATGTGTTATCTTGACTCTGCGGAGTCTCTCCACCAGCGTGTGGCACATGTCCTGGGCCTTTGTGAGGTTTTCTCCCCTTTTTTGTCTGTACTTTTCTGCTGAATGATTTAGTCCTTCAAAAAGTGCCAATCACCTCTTtattctccctcttttgtctatttTACATTTTTTCGGACAGGTGTCTTTTTTGGTGGGGCACTGATGTGTGTCCCGAAGAAGTCTTGCACCTGGGTGAGATTTGCCATGTATTTGATTGCATACGAGCCCGTCAACCAGGTCTTCTGTTTCGAATCAAATTTTTGATGTGCGAAGAGTTCGGAACTTTCCAGATGACTTTTCACCGACACGTTGGCTGCTCTCTCCTCCCACTGGAACCGGAAGAGTTTCTGTTCGCTTTTCACTTTGCCCCATGTTCGTGCCATGTCCAGCGCTGTCTGCCCTCTTCTGTTGGTGACCTGTGTTTCGGCTCCATTACTTAATAGCTCTTGGAGGCAGTCATTTTGGCCCATGGCTGCTGCCACGTGTAGAGGAGTATTACCAAGCTGGGTCTTGTACTGTACATTGTGTCCTACCCAAGAGAAATACACAGTGGTCAGCAATGACATCAGATCTCAGGGTAGGTGGTAAGTTGCAAATGTGGGAACACCACTGGCTGAAAGACCCCTAAACACATATTTTTGGCCAACAGCTGTTCCTCCCGACTCCCCAAGTCACAGTAACAGTCAGCCCGGCTGAGCGCTCCTGTGTCCTCTAGGAGACCACTGCGACCAGATCCTGCTGGCAACAGTATATCTCCCTGCCGAACAAAAAGATCGGCTGCTGAAATTTCAATGGACGGATCCTTCTCTCTCCCCATGTCATCAGAATACATAAAAGACTAACGGCTGATCCCACCAACCATCTTACCAATCCGTGAAAGGAATCGCACTATGTGCAGGTGGCCGCGGTGGGCCGCGATGTACAGGGCTATGCCTGCTCTAGTAGCCAGCCACTCTTTCTTCTCCATTGTATCCAAGCGTAATGAATTCTCAGTGTTGTATGTAGAATCTGGGGTGACACCCACATTTATCAGCTGATGAGAAAATGGAATAATGTTACTATGTAGTTCCAGAAGCCGCCATCACAGAACAGAAAGTGGTACATCGAGGGCCAATAATTAGGATATGTCATCACTGTCTGATCACTAGGAGTccgaccagtggcgtaactagagtctgatgggcccctggTGCATGATTTACACTGGGGCCCCCCATCAtaaatatatgtcctccatcctggtatatgtgtctctcatcctgatatatatatgccctccatcctggtatatatgtcccccatcctggtatactgtaTACATATGTGCTCCCTCCTGGTATAgatccttcatcctggtatatacatatgtgcttcatcctggtatatatcccctatctttcacccaaccactaaccacgagtggagtaaaagttttggtgttatcattcatagtctctgaaaaaaggccatgaaagaaaaacattctgctggggtatgtaaacttttgagcacaactgtatgtcactTATCCTGGGCTCCATCCAAATGGATATATATTCCCCATATTGGTATAAGTCCCTTATcctaggccccatcctggtatatatatatatatatatatatatatatatatatatatatatatatatatatatatatatatatatatatatatattccccatcttggtatatgtcccttatcttgggccccatcctcatgtatatatccctcatcctggtatatgtcccttatcctgggccccatcctaatatatatccccatcctggtatatgtctcttatcctgggcactaccctggtatatatttcccatcGTGCTATATGTCCCCTGTTCTGACGCTATTCTTAATCTATAGACAAAAATAAactattatactcaccaggggcgtaCATAGCAGAAGTAGGGCGTACATAGAataagcataatgcactccccatagtcccccatatagtataatgcacagcccatagtcctccttataatataatgcacagcccatagtcctccatataatacacagtccatagtcctccatatagtataatacacagcccatagccatccatataatataatgcacagcccatagtccttcatgtagtataatgcacagtccatagtcatccatgtagtataatgcacagtccatagtcctccatataatataatgtacagcccatagtcctccatataatataatacacagcccatagtcctccatataatataatgcaccctccacagtcctccatatataatgcacttaccacagtcctccatatataatgcacagcccatagtcctccatatagtataatgcacagcccatagtcctccatataatataatgcaccatccaCAGTCATAATGCACCCTCCACAGTCgtccatatataatgcacagcccatagtcctccat contains:
- the ANKRD60 gene encoding ankyrin repeat domain-containing protein 60, giving the protein MFTRYLGDLDTFFVTVLCMASRGKMKPPHPGTTTPRDRLFTVKVRLRETGEKFCVAGCSQLVTVGEVKEQLELLAGIPKHLQALSYLDDGDMPDGSTLKFNAVIPGGTLSMRVWPYDGLTDLITFAAKGDLAKLINVGVTPDSTYNTENSLRLDTMEKKEWLATRAGIALYIAAHRGHLHIVRFLSRIGHNVQYKTQLGNTPLHVAAAMGQNDCLQELLSNGAETQVTNRRGQTALDMARTWGKVKSEQKLFRFQWEERAANVSVKSHLESSELFAHQKFDSKQKTWLTGSYAIKYMANLTQVQDFFGTHISAPPKKTPVRKNVK